The window aaaaaagaaaagaaagaaagaaagaaaaagaaagactctgGACCTTTATTCTCTATTGAATTGAATTTGTTGTACATCAattgagttccttttttttttttttgtaaacccaCTCATGTGTCCCAAAGGGAACTTATTTGCGAAAGGTCCACACAATGTCAGCCTGGCTCCATGGAGCAGGGCCCTCAGAGTGTGAGTCCTGGTTTTGAATTTTGGCTCAACCACGTCTCAGCCAATCTTAGATGCGCTGCTTAATCTCCCTGGGGCTCAGGAGACAGTCTCATaaaggggggaggaaaggagataaCATGTCAATCACCAGCGTGGAGCCCGGCTCGAAGGAGCGAGCTAAGAACAGTCCCTGTCTCCTGAATGATCAAATGGGTGGGGCAGGAGACACTGAGTCATTGACTCGTACAcatagcgagagagacagagaacgcGTGGTGGGGACCAGAGAAAGGTTTTCTGTGCAGAGActgttcctcttccctcctctttctgaACTGCACCCGAACCTTCTGgagtgagagtctgtctgtctgggaTTCCCAGGGAAGTTCTTCAGCAACCTGGTCAACGGTCCCCTGGACTGGGAAACAGACCCCGGCCTGAAGTTCTGTGATAAAGATTGTTGAATGGATGGAGCAGACCCGTGAGCAATAGTGAGCACTTTGTCACTAACCTGTGACATTTTCCCGAGTTCTGTGATGCCTTGCCTTAGAGGCGGGGATGTTAGCCACATTAGTGGGACCAACAGATTGTTTCTCTCAATATCAGTTCAAGAGCCACCTTTTATTGAGCTCCGACTCAGTACCGGGCATTTTAAGCCATCTCGACTCATAAATTCTCACAACCACCCTGCTAGTTGACGTCATGTCCCACCCCTTTCCGTGTGAGCGTACTGAATTGGCCCAAACCGGTGAAATCTCCGCCCATACAGGTgtcagggtttgaacccaggctgGTCTCTCTCCTCCTGGGCTGGCGCTGTGAGTTCTGGGGACTGTGCACACAGGGCCCATGGCCGGGGAACCCTGAGGCATGTGCTGACCCTGGCACAGAAGAGCAGGTTGATTCTGGCGCCCCCCAGACTAGCGCCAGGCACCTGACAAGGACTTTGATAGTCGGCCATGTCTCATCCTCCATCCCATCAACGTCACCGGGTTCTCACAGAAATGAAGTGTGCGGGGGAGTGCTGGGAAGCAAAGCCACACAGACGATGCTGGTGTCCTGGCAGTGGTGTTGTGACAAGGGACGGCCCTGACGGTCCATGGGGCACAGAGCTGCCCTCTGATCTGGCCCCTTTTCTCCAGTACCATTTGATGAGAATGACAAACACTACATTCTCTAGGCCACTGTATTTTGAGTGTCTTTGTTAGGCTACAAAACCTGCCTCCTTGTCTAGGCCCTGAGGGAAAACAAAGGCAAATTCGGGCTCCCGGTGGAGGGCGGTGGAGAGCTGGGGGAGCCTTCCCGTCCCTGTGCCTTTCCTCTGCGGCGGGGCCCAGAGCTCCTGCAGACTCAGGCCTGACACGTGCTGACGGGGCCCTttaaggaggggaggaagggggctgGGTCGTGGGGCCCCGGGTCTGGGCCGGCCTCCTCTCCCCCGGACCCGTCCTCAGTAGTGCACACTGTACAGCTGGATGGTGCCACTGATCCGAAGCTCTCGCAGCCGCTCCAGGGCCTGCTGGTCCAGGCTGGtggcccccaggccctgcccaTTGAGTGCCAGCTTCAGCCCTCCCTCCTGGCACAGGAGCAGCACCTGGGAAAGGAGGGTGTGAGCCCTGCAGGCTTCCTGATGGACCCTTCGCTGCCCACCCGGCGGCCCACCCAGCGAGTGCCTCCTCCCTTCACACTGGGCCCCCCCGGCACACATGCTACAACAGAACAGGACTAGGGTCCCGCTTGTCACCGGTCCTTCCACGAGGACCTTTGCcaccctgggcctcagttccACCATctgcaacaggggctggggtggcTTCCCTTGGAGGAGACGGTCTCAACCCTGACCACACACCAGAGTCATTAGGGGGGCTTTTTGGTCAGGCTGCCGCCAGGGTTCACCCTGATTGCTTAAGCCTGGGTTTCCAAGATCCCGGCTGCCAGGGTAAAGGGTTGGGAGCCCCAGCATGGAGTTCCCCTCCGAGACACCGCCCCCTTCGGTGTCCCAGATGGGAATGCATGGCTCTGACCCACCTCGAAGAACCGCTGGGGGTAGAATAGGAAGGGAGCCAAGATCAGCTGCTTCCGTCCCCAGGGTGAGACCCAAGCCAGCGTCCTGTCTGCGAAGGAAGCCCTGAGTGTCACAGCAACACGAGCGGCCTCGTCCAGCAGGCTCAGCGTGAAACTGCGGGAAGGGGCCGGAGAAGGCGCTCAGCTTCCAGAGCCCCCAGGCCGTGGCTCCCTGAATCCTCTGGGCTGTGGCTGCTGGGCCCTGGGCGTGGCTCCCTGAATCCTCCGGGCTGTGGCTGCTGGGCCCTGGGGGTGGCTCCCTGAGTCGTCCGGGCTGTGGCTGCTGGGCCCTGGGGGTGGCTCCCTGAATCCTCCGGGCTGTGGCTGCTGGGCCCTGGGGGTGGCTCCCTGAGTCCTCCGGGCTGTGGCTGTGGGGCCCTGGGGGTGGCTCCCTGAATCCTCTGGGCTGTGGCTGCTGGGCCCTGGGGGTGGCTCCCTGAATCCTCTGGGCTGTGGCTGCTGGGCCCTGGGGGTGGCTCCCTGAGTCGTCCGGGCTGTGGCTGCTGGGCCCTGGGGGTGGCTCCCTGAATCCTCCGGGCTGTGGCTGCTGGGCCCTGGGGGTGGCTCCCTGAGTCCTCCGGGCTGTGGCTGCCGGGGCCCTGGGCGTGGCTCCCTGAATCCTCTGGGCCGTGGCTGCTGGGCCCTGTGGGTGGCTCCCTGAATCCTCCGGGCCGTGGCTGCTGGGCCCTGGGGGTGGCTCCCTGAATCCTCCGGGCTGTGGCTGCTGGGCCCTGTGGGTGGCTCCCTGAATCCTCCGGGCTGTGGCTGCTGGGCCCTGGGGTGGCTCCCTGAATCCTCCAGGCTGTGGCTGCtgggccctgggggggggggggtgcaggtggGAGAGCGGCTGGAAGGTTGGGCAGGTCCCATCTCCATCTCCAGAAACTGGTTCTCGGCCCCCTGACCGCTCCGAGCAGAATTACCTGATTGAGCCTCACACCTGAGATTGAGACCCCTCGTTGCCACTCACTGACTGACTGCAGGACGTGGGGTCTCAGACAAATGACCTTGCCTGAGCCTCCGTGTCCCCTCCTCAAAATGGGGACAACAATGAGAGCATATGTTTACCGAGTACTACGTGCCAGGTGCTGCTTTCAGCGTTTTGTAGGCAGTGTCGGGGCAGAGCGAGGCTGCCTGGGTTCAACCCTGGATCTGCTCGTTTTTActcttgtgaccttgggcaaatcaatagctctgtgcctcaatttcctcatctgtaatatgggAATAACAACAGTACTGTATCTGCCTCTGGGgtgatgagaattaaatgaattaacacaTTTAActcaaagtgcttagaacagcagCTGGTGTAGAATAAGCACTCAAATCCTATCTATTGTTTAAAAACTAATCCTAGGAAATACGGTGTACCTCTGGGGCCACGgacaggaacaaaggagataatgTATGTGAAAGTTAGCAAATACCCAGCACGCAGTAGATATCTTCTAGATGCAATGGTTTGCTTTCCTGGGCTCTCATGGAGACCTGTGCCTGAGGTTTATCAGCCCACTTCACTGAGGGGAGGTTAAAGGGCTTGCTCCGTCCCTAGCAacagtgggggcggggggggggggcttcagccgGGATATCAACCAGGATCCAGGACTCGGGTTTGGGGGCTCTTCCTGCCGCCTGGCTCCTGCCTCTCAAACCGGACAACCAGATTCTGTTTCGTGTCTGGGGAGCTTTCCAGGCTCACTTTGTTCGAAACCACAGCCCCGAAGCTGTTGCTGAGCCTTCGGCAGGAAGTAGCTGATTGGAGAGCCGACCAGATTTAGGGGATTGGGCGAAGCCCGGGAAAGGTGGGCCTTTGAGAACCCTCTTCTGATCGATTTGTTCCAGGAGGACGCTCCATATGTTCCCAGCTTTGGAAGGGAACGGCAAGGTTTCAAAACCGGGCAGAAGCTTGGCAGGAAGGGACCCTGGAGAGCGGCCTGCATGGAGCCTCCAGCCCCACTGTGCCCGTAGCTGGCaggcccagccccaccctgctcccccaggcccctccccagaACGGGCTTTGTCTTCCCATTGGCCTGAGAACCCCTGGAGACCTCAGCGCCTCCCCCGCTCAGCTGGCCAGCACAGCCCCTAGTGCCCAGGGAAGCTCTGTTCAAGTTCTCTGAGGCTGCAGTGGAACCCCCACATGCTcagtgcttggggggggggggtgtcagagaAGGACTAAGTTTTAGTGCCAATGAACCCCGTGCCCTCAAATTCTCGCCCTGCTCGTGTCCAATTTAAGCCACAGTTGCTTTCCGAAAACCACAGTGGCGGCAGCTGCGCATTTATTGCGGTCTCCGtgctaagtgccaggcactgtgctgagtctTGCTGTTGGTGGCCCACGGCCGCATTCGCCTGTAGAAATGTTCTGGCGGGCCCACACTCTTCTCAACTTTAAAGCCACACCCAGTTCAACAATTGAGAGAGTTGGTGTAAAAGATGGCTTTCAGAAAGCTTCTCTTTAAGAATAATCAGCTCTGTCATGAGTGGATCTGGGGCAATAGTCTTTCCATCTCACCAGCTTCCCATTCTGGGGTCTCATTATATATGTGACCTGCCAGGCCTCTGAGGGCCCATGAATTCGTGGGCCTTGTGAAAGAGCAGTTAAGTGTTCGTTGTGTCACGAATAACCATGTGGCTTTGAGCTAATATATGAACCTAGTCTCATGTCCCCCAAGTTTTGGGGGGAGTGAAGGAAGGTTTTCTTTGTTACTGGAAATCATTTTGTTTTCCCTGTCGGGTTGGgattatgtttttccttttttttttttttttcctgtggggaaACTAAGGAATCCTGACTCCAAGAGGTAGAGTGACTTGCCCAACACCACACCGTTTATAAGAGGGAAAGTCAGGACTCCAACCCAGTCGTCCTGGCTTTGGAGGTCCGTGCTGTCCAGGGGTGCGCCTGCATCAGAACTCAGGAGCAGGCAGGGCAAGGGTTTGGTGAGGTCAGTGACTTCAAACATAAGCACAAAACAAAAGGAGCGGAGAACAGAGGGCACTCACCCTATTCCCCTGCTCCTCCACCGAGAGAAATCTGATATCACCCCATTTGTGGAGCACTGCTGCGTGCCTGGCACGATCTGAGCATTTACACCACCCCCGGAGTCAGCACTGTTAGTACTCCCTTCTatagacaaagaaactgaggcacaggaaggaAAGGTAAGGCCTTGCAGTTGCACAGATGCTAAGTGTCCTCAGCAGAAGTCAAATCCAGCAGGCAACGTGGCCCAGAAAAATGGAATCCAATACAATTCCAGAAAAAggtaaaggagagggagggaggagaggtgggagggatggagagacagagggacggagggaggaaggataagaaacagaaaaagaaaagaccctGTCTACTTGGCTTTGAGCTTGCAGGTTTGGGAAATGGAGCAGGAGCGCCCCCTAGGGGAGAAGTTAGGCAGCATCTGCTCGGTTATTTGTAAGGAATGAATTGGTGGTTCAGGGGTAGAATTCTCGCCTGCCACGCAGGAGACCCGGGTACTTGGTTATTGTGTCCTTCCAAGTCTCCACTTCCCAGCATCAGGCCTCCTCTATGGAGCCCCGAGCATGTTTTCTAAACTATGCACCGGTCACCGTTGGAGGTGGTAtcctctctctgggtctcagcccACATGCCTTCAAAGGCCTTCCTGAGGCCCCAGGGAGGACCTGCAGTAAGAGGCTGTTGGCCTGAGCAGTTTTACAGGCGTGGAAGATACGCCCAGAATTGGGCTGCTGGAGCCACGAAGGCAGGCCGAGCCCTGTTCTCAACCCCAGCACATGTTTTACAAACTGCAGTCCTGACCAGCACACTTCTCTCTGTGCttgtctcttctgtaaaatgggggttcAGTGGTGGCTTAGGAGACTGAACAGGCAATGTGTATAAAGcatgtgcctggcacagagatgCTTCTGCCCCTCTTCTGCATACTCACTCCTTTGGCTCCGCCCCTTATCTGCATACTCACTCCTTTGGCTCCTGCAGGACCAGCCCCCGCAGCACGATGACCTGTCCGGGCCAGAGACCCCGGGGAAGGGGGCGTGAGCAGGGCACGTCCTGAAGAAACATGGGAGATGGCTGAGAAGGTGACTCACAGAGGGGTTCAGAGAGGGCTACTGCCCCCAGGAGCAGCTCCGGGGGACCCTGGAGGCAGGTAAGTCTCTGCCTCTAGGCCGGCAGCTGGGGGTTAGGGGCAGTTGGCTCTGCGCATTTACTAAACACCTGCTGCAGGCCTGGCCTCCTGTAGTACTCCGCTGTCCCGGGCCTTTTTTCAGGCTGAGCTCGGTGCTGCTCTGTGCTGTGAGCACCATGCATGTCCCCTATGCTGCACCTCGGAATGTCATGGCTCTTTCATTGGTCTGCCTCCCCACCAGCCTGTAAGCAACTGGAGCCCTGGGGACTGGCTTGTCCCTCTACCCTAGAGCCTGGCCCTGAGCCTGGCACAGAAGAGAATCGAATAACTGTGTGCAGAGTAAGTGAGGAAAAGGTCGCAAGGAGCTGGAGTTTCAGCCCGAAGCTGCCGGCCCATCCACAGCCTGCACCTGCTGAGGCCACTTCCCACCAGGTGGGGGAGCTCTCCCACCCCTGATGGGACAGGTGAAAGAGGAGGTCACTCACCAGCTTGGGGCTCTTCAGCAGGAAAGGCTgtcaaggaaagagagaaggggtgcgGGGGTCATGAGGTGTTTGCTCAATTAATGGGAATCTCTTGACAGCGTTATTAAAAATTGGGAATCTTCGGGGTCTGACTCTCTCAGAGGTGAATGATTAGAGCCCTAGTGGGATCCTCCTGAATCCAGCGGGACATCAATGGGGAAGAACTGGGTGGAGGGACAGTAGTTCCCTCACTGTGTGGCCTCGTCTCCCCTCTGCCCTGCAGGCCACGCCAGCTACCGCGGGGGTTGCTCTGGGACCTGGAAGCTCCCATCTAAAGGGATCTTCTGATATGAATACAGGGGTCCCTTGTCTATCGCGGGGGTTAGGTCCCAGAAACCTCGTGATACgcgaaaatccgcaaagtagcgacctttattttattatttatatatattttaagacttggtaaaccctccccacactcttcgAAACCTTATCCACGCTATTATTAAActttctcacactcttataaacacttcctatgctcttaaacactttctacactcttaaacctacataattttaacaacatattaaaTTCTACGCTATGCATTTTGTTTCGATTTACAGTCATCCCTCgtcatattgtggttcacttttcacagtctccctgtatcgcagatttttaaattgtcatatctaattttgtatcacggatttttcactatatcatgggattttgcagtatataggtatttttatatatttattattttaattatttttgtggttaaaataagcattttgtagcctaaaaaattgaaagcaatatgaaaaatatattaaaaatattaattaaaatatattaaaagaatattactgtaCTGGACCCTGCCCCTGAGGGCAGTCATTCCAACCCCCAACCCCTTTTTCATCGTCCCAAGTTGGCCCTGGAGAGGCAAGGCTAGCTCTCCAGGGACCAAGCCAGAGACGGCCATATCCATGACAACCGTGCATTGGGCCTGTGCAAAGGGGAGCGGCAGCCCAGCCTGCGACAGCCAAGTCTCACAGGGGGAGAGAGAACCAGGGTCTTGGCTCACGTGCCTGAGACAAGAGCCCACCTTGTTCCTAAGAGACTCACATGTCCAACTGGATACTCGCTGCTGCCCTCTGAAAATGGCtgtttggaaaggaaaaaaagcaacaacaggATTCAGGAGTGCTGCCAGTCCCAAGGGCCAttgatttggccctggcctgcCCTGCCTGTGCCCGGATGTTGGCAGAGGCCGCTTTGGCCTTGAGagctcttccttctccccacagGCCTCATCAGTGGTGGTTCTCAAAGCTGGCATTGTGGACATGCTGGTCCCTAGGTCCCCATCAGACGtgctgaatcagaatctctggtgGCAGGGCCCAGaagtctgcatttttttttttttgtatttttctgaagttggaaacaggaaggcagtcagacagactcccgcgtgcgcccgaccaggatccacccggcatgcccaccagggggcgatgctctgcccatctggggcgttgctctgttgcaaccagggcctttctagcacctgaggcagaggccatggagccatccccagcgcccgggccaactccactccaatggagcctcggctgcgggaggggaagagagagacagagaggaaggagaggaggaggggtggagaagcagatgggcgcttatcctgtgtgccctggccgggaatcgaacctgggactcccgcacaccaggccgacgctctaccactgagccaaccagccagggctgaagtcTGCATTTTTAATAAGTTTCTCAGCTGCAATCATTGGACATTTTAGCTCCAAGTCTCCAAGTGAGTTGCCTCCTGGCCATTGCTCCTCCATGTTGACCAGACGCCACACCCAGTACAGACTTCTGTCCAAAGCTCTTGGGCCCTCTGTAGTCACCTTCTCTTCGCCTCAGCACACTCATACCCGACATGTTGATGGAAATCCTCCACCTTGGGCATAACTCATGTGACAGGGCTTGCCTGGGGCGGGAGGGGGTCCTAGGCCTGTCTAGGTGTCAGAGGAAGTCAGAGGCTACTGCCACCCAGGCCTTGGCCACGAGGGAACTTACATTGACATTCAGGAATCCAACAGCCCTCACCAAGATGTCACCAAATATGCCCAGGGTGTCCACACGAGACAGTGGAAGCCGGTAGCGGTAGTGGAGGAAGTGCTGTCCGTTCACACTCACCTGGGGACACAGGGGGCTGCCTCAGCACCACTGATGGTCATCAAGCTCATGCCTGGCGTCCGCAAGTGTTCATACCTGGAGTTTTCATTTACCTTCATCCTTACTCTGTGAAGCAGGTGCATTTTGCAGACGAGGTCCCTGAGGTTTGGGGAGCCTCCGTGATCTTCCCAGGGTTGCAGAGCTAACAGGTGGCACGGCTGGCCTCGGAATCGAGGCACCTTCCCACGCCCCTCTCTGACCCTGACACGCACCGCCCCACGCGCCCCTCATCCTGCCTCTCCTCTCCGCGGACCTGCCAGCGGCAGCGCAGCCCTCCCGGGGAGAGGCAGCCCAGGCTCCAGCGGCTGTGTGGACCCCTCCCCCGCGGCCTCTCCCTGCACTGCCGGCTCCCAGTCTGAAGATCCCCGCATCTTTCTAATAAGAGTGCACGTCAGCGTGAAAGCCCTGAGGTCAGTTCTCGCTCCCTGTCCCCTGCTCCCTCCGCTGTGGGATGGGGAGAATGAGTACCTTCCTCATGGGTTTCGGGAGGAGTCCGTGGGTTGCTAAGGGGCACCTTGCAGGTGTGCTAGACACGCTGTGACATGGGCGGTGCCACCCTCCCCAGGGCCGGGCACCACAGAGCTGTCTTGCTGCCGCATGCATCAGGCCCCTCGGGCCCGGCAGCTTGGAACTGGGCTTGGCAGCCCCGCGGTCCTCGCGGTACTTGACCCCTCCCCCCGCTCCCTTTAACACAGTGCCGCGGGGCTCAGCACAAGGAGGGAGGGGCAAAGGACACAAGTTCTAGAGCCCGGATTCCCTCCCGCTCACCTTCATCTCCTCATTTCCAaagaggaagaggatgaggaagCGGGCTCCTCTCTGCAGGGCCAGGCGGGGCCACCGGGCCTCGGCCTGCCAGCGCCCGTTGCACAGGGTGTTGCAGATGACATGGGGCTTGGTGGTGTGGAAGCGAGGGTTGAAGTGGATGGCGATGTCCGGCCGGGGATGCAGGCTGCAGCCGCACTGGAAGTCCACCTGGAACCTGGTGGGAGGCGAGGCTTTCAGAGGGCCCTTCTGGTCAGAGACCCCCAGAGACCCCGAAGGCAAAGACCCTCGGGCTGAGCTCCAGCGCCCCGTGGAGCACCCCCTCACCTGCGTGCCTCCAGCGGGACCACTCCCTGCAGCATGACCATCTTGCCTGCGCGCAAGCCACCAAAAATTGTTGTGACATAAGGGACCACCTGAACGGGGAGAAACGCACCCTTACAGGGTAGAGGAAAGGCCAAAGGCCCCCTATGtgggagggctgggggggggggagaagacaaGAAAACTCAACTCTCCTGCCCTAACAGAAGATGTCCTATGGGGAAAAGTTAGTTTTGTCTGAAATGTCTTCTACCCACTCCCTTTCCTGGACCTTCACATGTCAAAGCCATATTCCCCCCCGGGAAGCCCAATTCAGCGCCACTGCCCTTGCAGCAccagcccagcccctctccctgGTTCCGAGGACACAGCAGTGTCACCAGTGAGGATCGGTGCCCACTGGATGCCACCCTGGCCTCCAGAAGCCTGCTATCGAGGCTTCCAGAGGACTGCTCACGGGCCAGAGCCTggaactgggaggcagagggtgGACTGGGTGAGCTGAGAGTGGACGCTGATGTGGATCCCTGGGAGACACCTCACGATGGCCCGGCCTAGCTCCCCATCACCTTTCAAGGCTCCTGACATAGGCTCGGACCCCTTCTCAAGCGCCATACCGTTTGGTGCCGGAATTATCCCTTCCCTGGCCGTGCTCCAGATACTTTGCTGTGTGGCTGGCTTGGCTCTTGGCCGGCTGGATTACAGGGAGACGTGTATCTGGCTGTCTACACTGGGAGGCACAACCCCGCAAAGCTGAagccctgtctctcccttctatAGGCTCAGTGCCCGGCCTGGCACAGTGTGGGCCCTGAGCAGGTGTTTGCAGAGCGAGTGTGAACATGCATCAGGTAAACATTGGGCAGTGTCACAAGACCAGCCTGCACGTGGCAGCCTTCAGAAGCCAAATCACCTAGAAAGAGCAAGACCCAACAGCCACTGCCCTCCAGGTGGGAGCCTGCAGCCTGAAAAGCACGGAAGGGTTGGAACCTGGGCTCCGGCTTCACCCCCT is drawn from Saccopteryx leptura isolate mSacLep1 chromosome 1, mSacLep1_pri_phased_curated, whole genome shotgun sequence and contains these coding sequences:
- the LGALS12 gene encoding galectin-12 isoform X2 — protein: MVMLQGVVPLEARRFQVDFQCGCSLHPRPDIAIHFNPRFHTTKPHVICNTLCNGRWQAEARWPRLALQRGARFLILFLFGNEEMKVSVNGQHFLHYRYRLPLSRVDTLGIFGDILVRAVGFLNVNPFSEGSSEYPVGHPFLLKSPKLDVPCSRPLPRGLWPGQVIVLRGLVLQEPKDFTLSLLDEAARVAVTLRASFADRTLAWVSPWGRKQLILAPFLFYPQRFFEVLLLCQEGGLKLALNGQGLGATSLDQQALERLRELRISGTIQLYSVHY
- the LGALS12 gene encoding galectin-12 isoform X1, which gives rise to MSPGEKLDPLPDTFILQPPVFHPVVPYVTTIFGGLRAGKMVMLQGVVPLEARRFQVDFQCGCSLHPRPDIAIHFNPRFHTTKPHVICNTLCNGRWQAEARWPRLALQRGARFLILFLFGNEEMKVSVNGQHFLHYRYRLPLSRVDTLGIFGDILVRAVGFLNVNPFSEGSSEYPVGHPFLLKSPKLDVPCSRPLPRGLWPGQVIVLRGLVLQEPKDFTLSLLDEAARVAVTLRASFADRTLAWVSPWGRKQLILAPFLFYPQRFFEVLLLCQEGGLKLALNGQGLGATSLDQQALERLRELRISGTIQLYSVHY